One Patescibacteria group bacterium genomic region harbors:
- a CDS encoding ATP-dependent Clp protease ATP-binding subunit: MPSENNELNNKEQAIKLIPCDRCNGYSRLISSKEEVMCSKCQGLGMFAFYFGDVLFWGKKMNTLSILEEKMERAVRITINGMLILLSVAGLIFGFLTILKFAGSIKSFENFLYLRKPGILLFWISMLGNLYIAYRMDQEASHRNTVKKHSRSQIIPPAVELSYDQAALLPKKRKIDISKTFSEEALKSVEEAWKLANRLKQTEVRSIHLLASMLNIQQSTTIFARLGISMKTLSEKVLRALKADENTVGSQTGFSPEFYQLLFLAYEEASVLRRSKVDITELLIVMTRTQKQAKDILYDLEVDHSKLQNVAEWIYINKILRAKWRQYRSKAQLKPKGIMNRAMTARPTPMLDSFSRDLTLAARAGALFPLIGRKKEVEEAIRILEQRIGNVLLVGDSGVGKTIIGEGIAERMTAEDVPKVLQDKRLVGLDTGAMVAGARAQGEIENRMLTAIKETSQAGNVVLFIDDIANLIGAGSTGGAQDAAGILANALSQGVIQVIGVATTTDFNMYLKNNDSFMRRFQVVKVEEMDDNAAIQVLEARSGGIEYRHKVFFSYEAIESAVKLSRQYIHDRYLPSKALDIIEEAAVYTRETKGENTVVTREEIATVLSEKTNVKVTRVTAEEESLLMNLEEKIHERVVGQDEAVKMVSESLRRARAELRDINRPIANFLFVGPTGVGKTELAKTVADVYFGSEAKIIRLDMSEYQDMTSLARLIGAPPGYRGASSGGYLTEAVRSAPFSLLLLDELEKAHPNILDVFLQVMDDGRLTDGAGRTVDFTNLILIATSNAGTAEIQDGMRMGLTIEQITKQLNDEILKRSFKPEFLNRFDGVIVFKPLDFEQVVTIAELELNKVANQLAKKGIILRADEGAIIELARAGFNPEMGARPLRRVIQEQVDSSLAKSMLSGKIGRRDVVVLEQGGTIRIEKAPEL, encoded by the coding sequence GTTTTTTAACGATATTAAAATTTGCCGGATCAATTAAGTCATTTGAAAACTTTCTTTATCTTAGAAAGCCGGGAATCCTGCTTTTCTGGATCAGCATGCTGGGTAATTTATATATTGCATATCGGATGGATCAGGAAGCAAGTCATCGTAATACGGTAAAGAAACACAGCCGGTCTCAAATTATCCCTCCGGCCGTTGAACTGTCGTATGATCAGGCAGCTCTTTTGCCGAAAAAAAGGAAAATAGATATCAGTAAAACTTTTTCCGAGGAAGCACTAAAAAGTGTTGAGGAAGCATGGAAACTGGCAAACAGGCTGAAACAAACAGAAGTCCGTTCAATTCATCTATTGGCTTCCATGTTGAATATTCAGCAAAGTACCACAATTTTTGCACGACTGGGAATCAGCATGAAGACATTGAGTGAAAAAGTCCTGCGAGCGCTTAAAGCAGATGAAAACACAGTCGGCTCGCAAACAGGATTCTCTCCGGAGTTTTATCAACTGCTATTTTTGGCATATGAAGAAGCCAGCGTTCTGAGAAGAAGTAAGGTTGATATTACAGAGCTTTTGATCGTTATGACCCGGACACAAAAACAGGCCAAAGATATTTTGTATGATTTGGAAGTTGACCACAGCAAGTTGCAAAATGTAGCGGAATGGATTTATATCAATAAAATTTTAAGGGCAAAATGGAGACAGTACCGGTCCAAAGCGCAGCTCAAGCCGAAAGGGATCATGAACCGCGCGATGACCGCACGGCCGACTCCGATGTTGGACAGTTTCAGCAGGGATCTGACATTGGCTGCGCGGGCGGGCGCTCTTTTTCCTCTGATCGGCAGAAAGAAAGAGGTGGAAGAAGCGATCAGAATCCTGGAACAAAGAATCGGAAATGTGCTTTTGGTCGGTGATTCGGGCGTGGGAAAAACAATTATTGGAGAAGGTATCGCAGAAAGAATGACAGCCGAAGATGTGCCAAAAGTTTTGCAGGATAAGAGATTGGTGGGTTTGGATACCGGCGCGATGGTGGCGGGAGCTAGAGCGCAGGGAGAAATTGAAAATAGAATGCTGACAGCAATCAAAGAAACGTCTCAAGCCGGAAATGTTGTTTTGTTCATTGATGACATTGCAAATTTAATTGGCGCCGGAAGTACCGGCGGGGCACAGGATGCCGCCGGAATTTTAGCCAACGCCCTGTCCCAAGGGGTAATACAGGTTATTGGTGTTGCTACAACTACGGATTTTAACATGTATCTCAAAAACAATGATTCATTCATGCGAAGATTCCAGGTTGTGAAAGTGGAAGAGATGGATGATAATGCCGCAATTCAAGTATTGGAAGCGCGTTCCGGCGGGATAGAATATCGGCATAAAGTATTTTTTTCTTATGAGGCCATAGAAAGCGCGGTTAAATTATCCCGTCAGTATATTCATGACCGTTATTTACCTTCAAAAGCTTTGGATATTATTGAAGAAGCGGCAGTCTATACCCGTGAAACAAAAGGTGAAAATACGGTGGTTACCCGCGAAGAAATAGCAACCGTACTTTCTGAAAAAACAAATGTGAAGGTGACCAGAGTTACAGCCGAGGAAGAGTCATTGCTGATGAATCTGGAAGAAAAGATTCACGAAAGAGTAGTCGGTCAGGACGAAGCAGTGAAGATGGTTTCAGAATCTCTACGCCGTGCCCGTGCAGAATTACGGGACATTAATCGGCCAATTGCCAACTTTTTATTTGTTGGCCCGACCGGCGTAGGAAAGACTGAACTGGCAAAGACGGTCGCTGACGTGTATTTTGGCAGTGAAGCAAAGATCATCAGGCTAGACATGTCAGAATATCAGGATATGACTTCGCTTGCCCGTCTAATAGGTGCGCCACCGGGTTATCGGGGCGCCAGCTCCGGAGGATATCTGACCGAAGCTGTCAGGTCCGCGCCATTCTCTTTATTATTGCTGGATGAACTGGAAAAAGCGCACCCGAATATTTTGGATGTATTTTTGCAGGTGATGGATGACGGCAGATTGACGGATGGTGCCGGCAGGACGGTTGATTTTACGAATCTGATTTTAATCGCAACTTCCAATGCCGGAACCGCGGAAATCCAGGACGGAATGCGGATGGGACTGACTATTGAACAGATTACCAAACAGCTAAACGATGAAATATTGAAGCGCTCATTCAAGCCGGAATTTTTAAACCGGTTCGACGGAGTGATTGTGTTTAAACCGCTTGATTTTGAACAAGTAGTAACGATCGCCGAACTGGAACTGAATAAGGTGGCAAACCAGCTGGCAAAAAAAGGAATAATACTGCGTGCGGATGAAGGGGCTATCATAGAACTGGCCAGAGCCGGTTTCAATCCGGAAATGGGAGCCAGGCCTTTGCGCAGAGTAATCCAGGAACAAGTGGACAGCTCTCTGGCAAAATCAATGCTTTCAGGGAAAATCGGACGAAGGGATGTAGTGGTTTTAGAACAGGGTGGAACAATTCGGATTGAAAAAGCACCTGAACTCTAG